tttctaAGGCACATTTGAATCTGAAATTGAATCAAAACAGCTAGTTTTGATCCATCTTCCTTTCATTCTTCTATTATTGGGCTGTGCAGCTGGAACAAGTACAGAATAGTGTATTTACTTAGAAATTAAACTAATTGCTTAATTCATTTTGCTTTATATTCAACCTGAAAATGATATTCTTCTTCTGAGTACATTGATCATATAAAAGGTTCGAGATAAAAATTCTATGTTAAATTGGGAAAAACAATTActcatatttttaatcatattcatTCTACTGgagatttgaattatttaactTACAACTTCTGCTATATCAACCCATTGAAGTGCTTGAGTTATAATATCATTATCGCTAGGCTCTTTATCCCAATTCCAATGAGTGATTTGTAAAAACTTGTTGGTAACATGAAATTTCCTTTCACATTTGTCAGTTTCGGGTCGTAGACTTTCGTGTAAAACAATTCCGACATATCCATCTGGTAGATCTATTATTTTTCCAGATAAAGGGTATCCTCTAAAGGAAGCATGCAAGGCTGAAACAATGGTGATGtgaatttattaatacaaaaattagtaGTCAGTACTTACTTCCATAATTTTTGGTGCtgatatttctattgaaatatctTTCAACTTTGGCATCACAATCTGCATGAATTTTAAATGGTAAACTTTgaatattactattttttttattacaatctaaattatttttcccGCTATTTATATGAATCGTTGCCATTTTGGATTGACggtttatattttcttcttttatgtCCAGCGTAGTATCCCTCTAAACCATTAACTAATCATTTATCTATGATATTTGTGTACAGTCAGTTGTAGTTGGAGAACGAGTTGAGTGGTGGCCAAAagtaataatttctaaatataaatatcaaattcgacaatttatatcaaacatTGAATGTTGTAGacattgttatttatttaaaatgatttttctttaagtAGTCGTTTGTTAATGATTGTTACTAAGTTATCTTTGATATTCTACATCAACAAGGAGATCAGATAAATTGATCAGAACTAACCAGTAGTACTAAATCTCAATACTTGagttgttataaaaattaaatagatgAATAAACATGGGTGAGAGTGACGACGAAGGTATCCTTACAGGAATACTTTTTGGTAATATTGACGAGTGTGGGAACTTGGAAAGTGATGTTTTCGATTCTTCCGAACAAAAACATCTTGCTTCTCTCGGAAAGTAAGAAGACGGCATTTTAATGTgcattataaaaattacagttgattttttccattttaggTTAGGATTTGGTTCATTTGTTaaagaaatcataaaagaagatATTGATAGTGATCCTGAAAACACAAATTTCTCCTCAAGAAATGAATCTTCAGAATTACTCAAACTGTCACAAGATAGTGCTTATTATTCTCAAAATAGTCaggaatttgataattttaacatTGATACAAAGTCACCTTCTGCAGAAGATTTCTTTGATATTAATGAACTAGCTGAAGAAGATGTGAGTACTTCattgtaatttgaaatttgcaaaaaatgtgtaCTTATTTGAACTTTAAAGATTGGTATAAGGGTAAGTATTTTTGCTCATTAAACGTTGAAAAGGCACTTTCCAAATGGGTCATTGCAGTAAATGGGCAGCAATTATTCAcctcatttttatataatgctTAGGACTTTGTGCCTTAGGTGCTGTTCATGATTCAGGTTGCACTAGTGTCAgtactgttaaatatttttcgtttaatatCCTTATCAGAATGCTTTAAAGGCAAACAAAAATGTTTGGTGTAGTAAATTATTGTGAGAATTTGAGAGCACTTTTGATTGGTTCAGCAATTAATTACTTCCAAAATATTCCACACAAttcagaaattatttacaatttaccTTCCTTAAAAAATTCAGATAGGTATTTCAATATCCaatagaaatgttgaaaacatTATTAGAGATGAATGTTAAGAaacagttattttaatttttttctaaacaacAGGCGATCTGACAAGTTTAAATATATTACTGATGGAATACGCTCAAAcagtttataacaaaaaaatatatttttagtctCAAGGTGCTAACGATTCATATGATGCTGATGATGAAAGAGTACAAATTGATGAGAAACTTATGCCTCCTCCTCCTGTACCTGCAAGTAAGGAGTCAAAAGTACAAGAAGTACACCAACAAGTGGGGGAgatggaaagaaaaaaattagaaacccCATTGGCTGCTATGTTACCATCAAAATATGCAAATGTGGATGTTACTGAATTGTTTCCAGATTTTAGGCATGGAAAGGTAAGTTGATCAAAATCCTAAAATTTGATAATGTTATAGTTTCCGTTAGGTTTTAAGGTTTTCAAGGTTGTTTGGGCCCGGTAAACCAAGTAGTTTGccaaatatttggaaaaatgtaagaaaaaagagaaagaaacgTAAACACAAGGAAAGTATGAATCAACATGACACTGATTCAAATTCTGATGATGAAAAACCTAAGAACAGGGGATGGTTCTTTGACTATGGTCAAGCAAAACCTGAGAATACTATGCACGATGATGAGGTTAGCAATTGTGTAATGTTGTAAACTATTGAAGTATCTAATTAATTTTAGGAGTTATTTTTGAAACCAGCTGAGGTTCCTAATGAAGATAATAAACATGATTCTGAAAAAAAAGATGAGACTGGTCCAAAAGCTGCAGACTGGCGTTTCGGGCCAGCTCAAATTTGGTATGATATGCTTGAAGTACCTGAAACTGGAGATGGCTTCAATTATGGGTTCAAGGTTGGGAATCAAAATACTGAGAGTGAGGTAAATGGTATTTATAACTCTAAAATACTTCTTAAATAAATCCACTATCTCTTAAATAGGTATATTAAAATAACTTCACATAAAAGTGATTTAATATTTCAACtacttattgtttttttattacataagaaggaagataataaagaaaataaagaagaagGCTTTCCAGATGATGCATTTTTAATGGTGACTCAGTTACATTGGGAAGATGATGTTGTGTGGGATGGTAATGATATAAAGCACAAAGTAAGTACAAGAATAAATGGTAATCACTTTTTGTTCTTGACACATTTTGTCACACTTACAAAAAACCAAATTAaggaatttatattaaaaaaatattgagtgaCTGGTTACATGCAGttgtattaaaatttctaaaatagtataaaaacgTGAACCAAaacttttgaattaattttttttgtactctATTAAATAATGTAGGTCATTGTTGCCCATAATCAATGTGAAacttgtaacaaatttttttgatgatcAACTGACAGCAAcgaattttttaacattattttctttcaatatgtcaattaaataaattgaattcaccacaaatttaaattaatccaaattaaatgaaatattaaatatcaaatgTAAAAGACTTAATATTAAGCCTCGAAAGTATGTATTTAtgcaaaaatatcaattctcaTATGGAAATTATAGtgcttattttaattaattattatggagcttagaagataaaaaatgcattttaagtaggtgttttaagtttgaattgaatttgagGTGTTCAAGTacctcaaaattaaaataaaaattgtaataagaaaatttttctaagatgaaatataacattttatttctgttttatttgatctttttttCTAGGTACAACAAAAATTGAGCTCTAAAACAAATGCTGCTGGCTGGGTGCCTAGTAGTGGAAACAGAACAGCCCAGGCTTTTAGCCAACCTGGAAAAGTGGGAACAGCTGTAAGACTTCCACCTGTACCTAATCCCCCTCTCCCTGGATTAAAATCTAAACCACAAATGTGAGTAATAttattgttcaaattatttgttaagttcaaatatgatgataattttcatatctGAAGAAAATTTTGGTTGAACATACTGTTAACTATCTCTAACATACAATCACGATTACATTGTCTGATACCTGATACAATCTTACAATATGGCAAGTTCACCTTTGACCcttatagataataatttggTGATTGAATCGCATATAGTATAGTGGCACTAAACAATAAACAGTATGAATTATCGTTTTACCTTGGAATGCATTAGTAaagaattatttgattaattgaTTATGAATTGTAGAgagaatttgaagaaataactcttttaaatatgatttagGCTGAAACCCAGGCAAGATCCAGAACAAGATGACACTTGGTATTCAATATTTCCAGTTGAAAACGAAGATCTAGTTTATGGAAGATGGGAAGATGATGTTATTTGGGATACTGAGAATATGAAATCTATTCCAAAACCATCTATATTAACCTTAGATCCAAAcgatgaaaatattattttgggtATTCCAGATGACATTGATCCATCAAAACAAATTGCTGGTAGGTAGAACATTTGTGAAAGGAGCATAAATTTTATACATACATTAAAGTATGgctgtaaatgataaaaatgactATTCTTGAAGAGAAGttttaatttgttgttttatatatattttaactttAGGACAAGCAACTCCTGTAAAAGTTAAAATACCTCATCCTCATGTAAAGAAGTCAAAGATTTTACTTGGCAAAGCTGGTGTAATTAATGTTTTACAAGAAGATACACCTCCTCCTCCACCAAAATCGCCTGACAGAGATCCATTCAATATATCAAATGATATGTAAGTCTTGACTTACCTAACTAGCCAATTACATAGTTTGAGgggaaatgaaaaatttgtgattattttagatattatcAACCGAGAACTTCCGAGACCACATTGAGGTTGAAAGTTGGAGGTGGTAACTTAATCCAGCATTCAACGCCAGTTGTGGAATTAAGAGCTCCATTCATTCAAACTCATATGGGTCAAATGAGATTAAGAAATTTCCACAGACCTCCTATAAAACGATTTTCACATGGTCCTCTTTTTGAGCCTGGTCCAAATAGTGTTATGCCTTTAGTAAAACATATCAAGAAAAAGGCAAAGGTATGTAATCTgagctattttcaaaaaattcgatTGACTATTTGTTTATTCTGGTATAATACTTTTTATAGCAACGAGAGGCAGAAAGAATGGCGTCAGGTGGAGGAGATGTTTTCTTTATGAGAACACCAGAAGATCTAACTGGTCGTGATGGAGACTTAATTCTCGTTGAATTTTGTGAGGAACATCCACCATTGATGAATCAAGTAGGTGCATGTTAATATTTCTAACcctttattaattaataaggTAATACatacttcttttttaatttaaggtTGGAATGTGTTCTAAAATAAAGAACTATTACAAACGAAAAGCTGCTAAAGATTCAGGACCGCCAACTTATAGATATGGCGAGACAGCATATGCTCATACATCGCCATTTTTGGGTATTTTGCATCCCGGGCAGTCTATTCaagcaattgaaaataatatgtacaggtatatataaaacttttggTTGTTTTGGGTAATTTCATAATGAAGGAAAATGGGTTGGATTTCACCCTCATAGTTTATCATTTagtaattttaatgtttttctgaaGTTATTTTCCATCTATGTCTTTAGCTCTTATATTGTTATACACCATCTAGAATAATTCACAGCACTTCAATAGAGGGAACAGTAATATACAGACTTGAAAAGAATTTAACCTATTTAAGAATATCAATGAGACATTGTTAACCAATCTAACTCCAATCTAccaaaatgaatttaaatagaaagtaaaataaattattccattTTACAGGTATAATTGAAATGTGTCAGTGAGGTTCTAAATTCGGTTCAcatttgttttgttaaattatcaatattatatgtAGTACAAGTTCACTTATTCACTGTACTACAATTAGTAAGTTGTTCAAACTGGTTCATCATATGAAGTGAACTTCAGCAAACCAATTTTTCTAAGAATGTAcaaattagttcaaaaattagttatttcttaattgaaattatgataGTGAAACATTGTAATATATCTTATTACACTTGAAAATTCATTATGGTTGTAGGGCCCCGATTTATGAACATACACCACCAGAAACTGATTTCCTCATTATAAGGACTCGCAGTCAATATTATATAAGAGAAGTAGATGCCCTTTATGTAGCAGGTCAAGAGTGTCCTTTGTACGAAGTTCCAGGTCCTAATTCCAAAAGGGCTAATAATTTCGTTAGGGATTTTCTGCAGGTAAGTAAAAGGAGAAGTAGTAATTTACTATATAAGAGTAGCTTAGGGTGGTCTACAAGTACCACTATTGGTACTTGTAGTAAAATTAGATGTACCCAAAGAATTTTTATTCCTCTATAGGTTAAACAATATGTTATAATTATagcagttttaatatttttgtttaggtATTCATATATCGTTTATTCTGGAAAAGTAAGCATAACCCCAGACGAATAAAAATGGACGATATTAAAAAGGCTTTCCCGTCTCATTCTGAAAGTAGCATAAGGAAACGTTTGAAATTGTGTGCAGACTTCAAAAGAACAGGTAAGgctattcattttcaaaaaataatgaataattttgtttttctaatttataaaaacattctcaaattagctttttttaattagttataaaaaactttctgtaagttgtatatttaatttaaatggtGGTTCTTCAAATACCAGtcctttttttgatttaaactATTTGCTATTAAGAGTTTGTTGAATTTCCACGTTTCAccacatttattttcattctgcCGCTTGGATTTTACTCCTCATATTTGTGGTCATTACTATTTCATTTTCAGTTATGTTATACATGATCTTCAATCTTAGGTTTTGTCAATGACCACTCATAGTCCTCTTGATCATTCACTCTGTACCAAAATCCACCTGCAATATACATTATACAACTTGTTATTCATAGTTTCTTTCCTTCGTTCAATTCATTAGGTCTTTGTTGCCTTTATCTCCTTACTAAATATTGCTTGTATTTCCACATTAGGAATGGATTCTAACTGGTGGGTTATCAAACCAGAATTTCGTCTACCAACAGAAGAAGAAATCAGGGCTATGGTATCTCCAGAGCAATGTTGTGCTTACTTTAGTATGGTAGCTGCTGAACAGCGTTTGAAGgtacataataatttttaataaaatgaaacatattatttgtatgaaataattttttataggatGCTGGATACggagaaaaatttcttttcactCCCGCTGAAGACGATGACGAAGAAATGCAATTAAAAATGGACGACGAAGTAAAAGTAGCCCCTTGGAATACAACAAGAGCATATATCCAAGCTATGAAGGGAAAATGCTTACTACAACTTACTGGTCCTGCAGATCCAACAGGTTGTGGAGAAGGTTTCAGCTATGTTCGCGTACCTAACAAACCTACACAAAGTAAAGAAGAACAAGAGTCACAACCCAAGAGAACTGTAACTGGTACTGATGCAGATTTGAGAAGGTTATCTCTAAATAATGCCAAAgctttattaagaaaatttggagTTCCAGAAGACGAGGTTAGTTAAATCGGTACTGTTTTTTCATTGGGTATTATAATGCACAAAGTTAATATCTTATCAAAGatgatcattaaaaaaattttactaaatgATAAAGCTTcgattgataaaaattgttacaaatatttaattttcacaGTACATTCTTTTAATTCTAAATGGAAATTCCCTCCACTGTGTTAtcacatatttatatttattgttattgtatGACTCCTTAACTGGAATAGCTCTGAAAAGTGTTATCAAAGTGAATATTCAGCATCTTTTCAATATCATCGTTAAGTTGCTTATAGCAATAGATGATATAGGGGACAGTGCCAAATCTGGGATACCAAGAAGAAAGACTATTCGAATACTCTTGTAAGATGTGAATATATATAACATTGTTAatgttatatatattattatagcATGTAAATCTGCTcaataatatttccataaaacaCCACCAATTCTgtacttttttccaatttttgggCCTGGGTATCAGAAAAATGCTTGTATCTCGTCTCTGTGAACAATACtcaaatttttgatgttttgctGTTTATTACCCAGGtgtataaatattatacaaaacaataaagaTTATAAggaattatatatattttttatattcttagaTAAAAAAACTATCAAGATGGGAAGTCATTGATGTCGTCAGAACTTTGTCTACAGAAAAGGCAAAAGCTGGAGAAGAAGGCATGGATAAGTTTTCTCGAGGAAACAGGTTCTCCATAGCTGAGCATCAAGAACGATACAAAGAGGAATGTCAAAGAATATTTGACCTACAAAATCGAGTACTTGCTAGTGCTGAAGTTTTAAGTACAGACGAAGGGGAAAGTTCTGAAGACGAAAGtgatgaagatattgaagaaatgggtaaaaacattgaaaacatgTTAGCAAATAAGAAAACTAGTTCTCAGGTAAATTATTTGTTGAAGGttcttataaatgtttttattatacatactTTATCATTTAGTTGTCATTAGAAAGGGAAGAACAAGAAAGACAAGAGCTAAGAAAGATGATATTAGAAGGTgagaaaaaagagaaagaaaaaaagaagaatgaagaTGAAAGTGAAGATCAAAATTATAACCAAGGTAATTACTACTAatgaatttacaataaaaaaatataccttaTCATTATTTTAGGAAGGATATTGAAGATAATTAGAACATTTAGAAATCCCCAAGGTGGAGAATATACTAGAGTTgaattagttagaaaacccGTTGTGATAGACGCATATGTTAAAATCCGTACCACCAAAGATGAAGAATTCATAAGGCAGTTCGCGACTCTCGATGAGGcacaaaaagaagaaatgaagagAGAAAAAAGAAGGATACAAGAACAACTCAGAAGAATAAAAAGGAATCAAGAAAAAGAGAAGATGGGGGGAAGTCATTCTCAGATTCAAAGTTCTCCCATTGTTCCTCCTGCAGGAACTACTGTTGAAAAGTTGCCAAATCCTAGCGAATGTAAGTCACAATGCTaaggattattttttaaaattagcgcattcagtatttttaaacatttctcataatagatactgttcaaaatttatcttagtatacaaaatttcaagacCATTGACCAttacaatttctaaaaaaatcagAAGAATTATTAGGATGCATTCGctaatttttatactttaagAAATTTAGACAATGCAGTAAATAGATCAAAcaatcgatgtttttttgaactttcaTAAACACAGAACTGTATTAGATAGAGAAATGGGTATTGGCGCTAATCTACTTTCTCGAATTACTTCTATCTTCCCATCTACTGCATCCTATGGTGCTTCGTTTTTCATGTTCTAACTCATAGTCTGTTACGTGTTTTTACTATATGAATCTTTATTTCTCCTTAAAACTCAGTACAtaacattctttttatttttctgcatacataataaacaaagtaaattcagaatttaaaaacttccattttatttctttatttcatttatcCAAAGtagtgttttattattatttttgtttttagctATTTCAACTCCCATAACTCCAACTTCTAATAAGACAATTACATCTTCACCTTCAAAACCTAGAAGGAAAACAAAGTTCAAACCagatttgaaattgaaatgtgGAGCTTGCGGAAATGTTGGTCATATGAggtaatataattattttagttagttGGTATTATGGAATCAATCCTTTTCAACTAATTATATTACATATCTtcatagtttaataaaaatataacagaagctcataatattttgtttaatttcaaaaatgtcttctaaaaaaatacattactcgtttagaaacataaaatttatagaatcaAGACTATTTATTCACGAATATGGATTTTATGTTAATCTtaatgtataattaaaattacaaaatttactccgacaaacaatttataattaaaatatttgaattatttttaggaCAAATAAAGCTTGCCCCTTATACCAAAATACAACAGAACTAAATCCTCCCATAAATGTAGCAATGACAGAGGAACAAGAAGAAGATATCGAAAAGCAACTCAATACCGATGATGAAGATCTTGTTAATGTTGATGGTACAAAAGTGAAATTATCTGGCAAGTTATTGAAAGTAAGTAACTATTAAAACTGTGATTGATATTCAATGATCTAAAGTTGATATATAACTTGTTGGAAACTCTCCATTTGTTGATTTTAAGAATGTCTACAATATATTTTGTGTCCTTAAAATCTTATCAAGTGGTTTATTCTTTGGAATCTTGAATAATGCTTGGTTAGATGACAATTATTGTTTGtaagttattgaaattttacatatatttataatttcattgtaGATATTATTGTCCTTTCTAGTATGTGATTTCAAATGGTGTTGCGGgttgaaaactcaaaataaaagtatccaagagttttttaaaatgccaaggtttcgatcttttatatttaatctaTGATACATTATAACTCAAACGTTGTTTACATATTTATCTTCATTAACGTTGCTTCTTGGGATTCATGAGCTTTATTCAATACACCTCCTTCTATTTCTTAGATTTATTGACATGTGGAATGCTCTTGATTTTCACGGTTTTCTAGGTTTTGTTTAAaccattttttgatatatttctatttcttacAATGGtggttgaaattgaaaaatataatatatgttTGTTAAGTTTTAATTCCACTTCTATATAGTTATTTCGTTCAATAATTTTAagcttaaaaaaatcaaaatcattttggtgaggaatgtataatatttttatatccatttttttatagattcgattttatttcaattgttgCTCatgtattatttcaaagaattatttCCAGCATGCAGAAGAAATCAAACGTAAGAGTTTGATGTTGAAAGTTCCAAAGGATGCACTCGGTAAAAAGAGACGAAGAGGTGTTCAAGATTTACATTGTGATTATCTAAAAAGACACAACAGGCCTGCAAATAGAAGGCGAACTGATCCTGTTGTCGTTCTGTCCACTATActagaaaatattcttaatgAAATGAGAAACTTACCAGATGTACAGCCATTTTTGTTTCCCGTTAATCAAAAGGTAAGTAGTTTTGCTATATTTCAACTCAAAATTTGATTTCTAACGTTTGGTTAAACAATTTGGCATCATAGTATAATCTGAAATTTGACAATATATggattttttattgcattttgtCTATTTTCAAGTTTCAGTATTCATCTGCAATTTCtctatatgaaatatttaatctatttcacatttcaatacttttcttagaaaaatatgtgaagaCAAACTTTCAGTAAGCTTTAGGATTAGGGATTACATTATTGTGCCCTTTATTGGAGCATATGCTTCGATTCTACAAGTTTCTTATGCAAAATCCCTTCTGTATGCCTGCAACTATGAGGCATTTTAATATAAACTGGTGTTTTTTCCTTTCTCTACAAAACTACATTcggtttttgctaaatataaCTTCATCAAGTGCATCCCGAGACAGTAGTATCTTGTAAAGAATCTATTGGTA
The window above is part of the Diorhabda sublineata isolate icDioSubl1.1 chromosome 3, icDioSubl1.1, whole genome shotgun sequence genome. Proteins encoded here:
- the LOC130441078 gene encoding transcription initiation factor TFIID subunit 1 isoform X3, which gives rise to MGESDDEGILTGILFGNIDECGNLESDVFDSSEQKHLASLGKLGFGSFVKEIIKEDIDSDPENTNFSSRNESSELLKLSQDSAYYSQNSQEFDNFNIDTKSPSAEDFFDINELAEEDSQGANDSYDADDERVQIDEKLMPPPPVPASKESKVQEVHQQVGEMERKKLETPLAAMLPSKYANVDVTELFPDFRHGKVLRFSRLFGPGKPSSLPNIWKNVRKKRKKRKHKESMNQHDTDSNSDDEKPKNRGWFFDYGQAKPENTMHDDEELFLKPAEVPNEDNKHDSEKKDETGPKAADWRFGPAQIWYDMLEVPETGDGFNYGFKVGNQNTESEKEDNKENKEEGFPDDAFLMVTQLHWEDDVVWDGNDIKHKVQQKLSSKTNAAGWVPSSGNRTAQAFSQPGKVGTAVRLPPVPNPPLPGLKSKPQMLKPRQDPEQDDTWYSIFPVENEDLVYGRWEDDVIWDTENMKSIPKPSILTLDPNDENIILGIPDDIDPSKQIAGQATPVKVKIPHPHVKKSKILLGKAGVINVLQEDTPPPPPKSPDRDPFNISNDIYYQPRTSETTLRLKVGGGNLIQHSTPVVELRAPFIQTHMGQMRLRNFHRPPIKRFSHGPLFEPGPNSVMPLVKHIKKKAKQREAERMASGGGDVFFMRTPEDLTGRDGDLILVEFCEEHPPLMNQVGMCSKIKNYYKRKAAKDSGPPTYRYGETAYAHTSPFLGILHPGQSIQAIENNMYRAPIYEHTPPETDFLIIRTRSQYYIREVDALYVAGQECPLYEVPGPNSKRANNFVRDFLQVFIYRLFWKSKHNPRRIKMDDIKKAFPSHSESSIRKRLKLCADFKRTGMDSNWWVIKPEFRLPTEEEIRAMVSPEQCCAYFSMVAAEQRLKDAGYGEKFLFTPAEDDDEEMQLKMDDEVKVAPWNTTRAYIQAMKGKCLLQLTGPADPTGCGEGFSYVRVPNKPTQSKEEQESQPKRTVTGTDADLRRLSLNNAKALLRKFGVPEDEIKKLSRWEVIDVVRTLSTEKAKAGEEGMDKFSRGNRFSIAEHQERYKEECQRIFDLQNRVLASAEVLSTDEGESSEDESDEDIEEMGKNIENMLANKKTSSQLSLEREEQERQELRKMILEGEKKEKEKKKNEDESEDQNYNQGRILKIIRTFRNPQGGEYTRVELVRKPVVIDAYVKIRTTKDEEFIRQFATLDEAQKEEMKREKRRIQEQLRRIKRNQEKEKMGGSHSQIQSSPIVPPAGTTVEKLPNPSESISTPITPTSNKTITSSPSKPRRKTKFKPDLKLKCGACGNVGHMRTNKACPLYQNTTELNPPINVAMTEEQEEDIEKQLNTDDEDLVNVDGTKVKLSGKLLKHAEEIKRKSLMLKVPKDALGKKRRRGVQDLHCDYLKRHNRPANRRRTDPVVVLSTILENILNEMRNLPDVQPFLFPVNQKLVLDYYKIVQRPMDLQTIRENLRQKKYQSREEFLADVNQIVENSTMYNGAKSSLTIAAQRMLNKCVERLGEKEDRLMRLEKAINPLLDDNDQVALTFILENVTNAKLKTMSESWPFLKPVNKKLVKDYYSIVKRPMDLETISKKVAAHKYHSRHEYLLDVEQILENCILYNGKDSTFTEKAEILVKACKETLDEYDEHLTQLESRLSLAQERAMLDDDQSWIGGDEENYTIAEPDRSSQTSSPDHLSSVKSQVDEFDLIDVEGEGMQALENSLLPPPPKQQKKNPKKEEIHTLEEDLQFSSEEELDEVPLHEFEDDTKGILISAEMPMEGVVADDDSQQAAEAMVQLGTMGYYPPNEGPEADNAEAFMYKEESIDVDPNYDPSDFLMSGLPLRKVDESELQQETAMKIHDDLAVSESDDEGTNIPQENQETLPDEDGAGDIWF